Proteins found in one Brevibacillus brevis genomic segment:
- a CDS encoding carbohydrate ABC transporter permease, with protein MLRKITTVGMYGLAVLWLFPLLWAVWTSFRPRELATSWSLSADFTLDNFAKVWDAAPFDQYYINTFLIVTGILVAQMITATLAAYAFAKLQFWGKDVLFVLFLVQLMVPADILIFPNYNVLRDLSLLDTKIGIMLPYFASAFGVFLLRQTFKTIPHELEEAARMEGCSWFQILWRVYVPLAKPTYIAFGLVSVSYHWNNFMWPLIITNSVENRPLTVGLAIFAQSFETGAQWAEVSAATVMVIFPLLLAFLLFQRQFINSFIHSGVK; from the coding sequence ATGCTTCGCAAAATCACAACGGTTGGAATGTACGGCTTGGCCGTTCTCTGGTTGTTTCCTTTGCTCTGGGCGGTCTGGACTTCCTTTCGCCCGAGGGAGCTGGCGACTTCGTGGTCGCTCAGTGCAGATTTTACACTCGATAACTTTGCGAAGGTGTGGGACGCAGCACCCTTTGACCAGTACTACATCAATACCTTTTTGATCGTGACCGGTATTTTGGTGGCGCAAATGATCACGGCTACACTGGCGGCCTATGCCTTTGCGAAGCTGCAATTTTGGGGAAAGGATGTGTTGTTTGTCCTGTTCCTGGTCCAACTGATGGTCCCGGCGGATATTTTGATTTTCCCCAACTACAACGTCCTGCGTGACTTGTCTTTGCTGGATACCAAAATCGGCATTATGCTGCCGTATTTCGCTTCGGCCTTCGGGGTCTTTCTGTTGCGACAGACCTTCAAGACAATCCCGCACGAGCTGGAGGAGGCGGCACGGATGGAAGGCTGCTCCTGGTTCCAGATTTTGTGGCGGGTGTATGTTCCGCTAGCGAAGCCGACCTACATTGCGTTTGGTTTGGTCTCGGTCAGCTACCATTGGAACAACTTCATGTGGCCGCTGATTATTACGAATTCCGTGGAAAATCGTCCGTTGACGGTCGGTCTGGCGATTTTTGCCCAATCGTTTGAGACGGGGGCGCAATGGGCCGAGGTAAGTGCAGCGACAGTCATGGTGATTTTCCCGTTGTTGCTGGCATTTTTGTTGTTCCAGCGGCAGTTTATCAACAGCTTCATCCACTCCGGCGTGAAATAA
- a CDS encoding carbohydrate ABC transporter permease, which translates to MGELRAKWKVNMYAWLLLLPSLIFLLLFTFYPVIQTFILSFHQADLGSPEPFFNGIDNYKQMVEDEVFWKVLTNNIWFAIGTVPTSVALALGMALFANKALRGKSFIRTAYFYPTVVPMIAVANIWLFIYTPEYGALSHVMEWFGKGDMNWLGDQKNVMWAMIFMVIWKEAGYFMIFYLAGLQNISQELYESASMEGASSWTVFRRITFPLLMPTTMFVSIIAFTNSFKLVDHLVIMTKGGPDNASNLLLYYIYETAFSFWDQGMASALTIVMVVLLLLVAAFQFFGMDKKIHYN; encoded by the coding sequence ATGGGGGAACTACGCGCAAAATGGAAAGTGAACATGTACGCCTGGCTCTTGCTCCTTCCCTCCCTCATCTTCCTGCTGTTGTTTACCTTCTATCCGGTTATACAAACGTTCATACTCAGTTTTCATCAAGCGGATCTGGGTTCTCCAGAGCCGTTTTTTAACGGGATAGATAATTATAAACAAATGGTGGAAGATGAAGTGTTTTGGAAGGTGCTGACCAATAATATCTGGTTTGCTATCGGAACGGTGCCGACGAGTGTGGCTCTCGCGCTGGGTATGGCTCTGTTCGCCAACAAGGCATTACGAGGGAAGAGCTTTATCCGCACGGCTTATTTTTACCCGACAGTTGTTCCAATGATTGCCGTGGCGAACATCTGGCTGTTTATTTACACACCGGAGTACGGTGCGCTTAGTCATGTGATGGAGTGGTTCGGAAAAGGCGACATGAACTGGCTCGGCGATCAGAAAAATGTGATGTGGGCGATGATCTTCATGGTCATTTGGAAGGAAGCGGGCTATTTCATGATCTTCTATTTGGCAGGGCTGCAAAACATTTCACAGGAGCTATACGAATCCGCCTCCATGGAAGGGGCATCATCGTGGACGGTTTTTCGCCGCATCACCTTTCCGTTGCTTATGCCAACGACGATGTTTGTCAGTATTATCGCCTTCACCAACTCTTTCAAGCTGGTAGACCATTTGGTGATCATGACCAAAGGCGGGCCGGATAATGCCAGCAATCTCTTGCTTTACTACATATACGAGACGGCGTTTTCCTTCTGGGATCAAGGAATGGCCTCGGCATTGACGATTGTCATGGTCGTGCTGCTCTTGTTAGTTGCTGCTTTTCAGTTTTTTGGTATGGATAAAAAGATTCACTACAACTAA
- a CDS encoding ABC transporter ATP-binding protein, whose protein sequence is MAEVELRRISKMYGGQKVVNEVSARILPGEFFVLVGPSGCGKSTTLRMIAGLEEISTGELLIGGKPMNQVPPSGRNISMVFQNYALYPHLTVKDNILFGLQVRKVDKAEQSKRLERVAEMLGIAHLLQRKPKELSGGQRQRVALGRAIVSQHPICLMDEPLSNLDAKLRGHMRTEIRRLQQELGITMIYVTHDQVEAMTMADRMMVLRDGEVQQVGKPLDVYNHPANLFVAEFTGAPPMNTVPTIWRAGDQAGIELEGQHFLPLPMFHGIKDQTPVVLGLRPESLQPALEGQSVDVSCQFPVTVQGVEILGSETIVEFTVGDKLWKAKWNGQWHCKRGETLHVRFDPAQMNVFDAETGKNLAVTTN, encoded by the coding sequence GTGGCTGAAGTGGAATTGCGGCGCATTTCCAAGATGTATGGGGGCCAGAAGGTAGTCAATGAAGTGAGCGCTCGTATTCTGCCAGGAGAATTTTTCGTGCTGGTAGGACCTTCTGGTTGTGGGAAATCAACCACACTGCGCATGATTGCCGGGCTGGAGGAGATCAGCACGGGAGAGCTGTTGATTGGCGGCAAGCCGATGAACCAAGTCCCTCCGAGCGGGCGAAACATCTCCATGGTGTTTCAAAATTACGCACTTTATCCGCATTTGACGGTAAAGGATAATATTTTGTTTGGTTTGCAGGTTCGAAAGGTAGACAAAGCGGAGCAGAGCAAGCGGTTGGAGCGTGTAGCAGAGATGCTGGGCATCGCGCATCTTTTGCAACGCAAGCCGAAGGAATTATCCGGGGGACAACGACAGCGCGTTGCACTCGGACGGGCTATCGTCAGTCAGCACCCTATCTGCCTGATGGACGAGCCGTTATCCAATCTGGATGCCAAGCTGCGCGGGCACATGCGTACGGAAATCCGTCGCTTGCAGCAAGAGCTGGGTATCACGATGATTTACGTTACACACGATCAGGTGGAAGCGATGACGATGGCAGACCGCATGATGGTCCTGCGCGACGGAGAGGTTCAGCAAGTTGGAAAACCGCTCGACGTGTACAACCATCCAGCGAATTTATTCGTGGCGGAGTTTACGGGGGCACCCCCGATGAATACGGTACCTACCATTTGGCGGGCAGGAGATCAGGCAGGGATTGAGTTGGAAGGTCAGCATTTTTTGCCGCTTCCAATGTTTCACGGTATCAAGGACCAGACCCCGGTCGTTCTCGGTCTGCGTCCAGAGTCATTGCAGCCCGCCCTTGAAGGGCAATCTGTCGATGTTTCCTGCCAGTTCCCTGTCACTGTACAGGGAGTAGAGATACTCGGTTCTGAGACCATTGTGGAATTCACCGTGGGAGACAAGCTGTGGAAGGCCAAATGGAACGGGCAATGGCACTGCAAAAGAGGCGAAACCTTGCATGTTCGTTTTGATCCAGCCCAGATGAACGTGTTTGATGCAGAAACCGGAAAAAATCTAGCGGTTACGACCAATTGA
- a CDS encoding iron-hydroxamate ABC transporter substrate-binding protein, translated as MISMLSACGQTPANPTAQPAQEKSGNENNNEYITYEAFNGTVRIPKDPKRAVILADSYVGHFLTLGIKPIGITDHAMGNRYFKGKLGGIESVGDGTSVEKVLTINPDLLIVFEGDKNIEQFTKIAPTVVIQYGKKPIREELREFGKMTGREDKANEWIAKWDKKIGEAKPKVQAAVGDKTVSILQPYAKGIYAFGHNFGRGGDIIYGEFQLKAPNAIQKEAIDSNTGWAGVSLETLPDFAGDYIFTSAWSGDDANPEDVYSTNVWKGLSAVKNNKVFQIDQKGSYFNDPISLEAQLEFIVEKLT; from the coding sequence ATGATCAGCATGTTATCGGCCTGCGGACAGACACCAGCCAATCCAACTGCTCAACCTGCGCAAGAAAAGTCAGGTAACGAGAATAACAATGAATATATCACCTACGAGGCGTTTAATGGCACAGTGAGAATTCCTAAGGACCCAAAACGGGCTGTGATACTTGCGGACAGCTATGTTGGACATTTTCTGACGCTGGGGATCAAGCCTATCGGTATCACGGACCATGCTATGGGAAACCGGTATTTTAAAGGGAAGCTGGGCGGTATCGAAAGCGTGGGCGACGGAACATCGGTAGAAAAAGTACTGACGATAAATCCTGATTTACTAATTGTGTTTGAAGGGGATAAAAATATCGAGCAGTTCACCAAAATAGCTCCAACGGTAGTGATTCAATACGGTAAGAAGCCAATCCGCGAAGAACTGCGGGAGTTTGGCAAAATGACAGGAAGAGAAGACAAGGCAAATGAGTGGATTGCTAAATGGGACAAGAAAATAGGTGAGGCAAAACCTAAGGTGCAAGCAGCGGTAGGAGATAAAACCGTTTCGATTCTGCAGCCATACGCCAAGGGGATTTATGCGTTTGGGCACAACTTCGGAAGGGGTGGAGACATCATTTACGGGGAGTTCCAGTTGAAGGCTCCAAATGCCATACAAAAAGAAGCCATTGATAGCAATACTGGCTGGGCGGGGGTCTCGCTTGAAACACTGCCGGACTTTGCAGGAGACTACATTTTTACCAGTGCATGGTCCGGAGATGACGCCAATCCGGAGGATGTCTATAGTACAAACGTTTGGAAGGGCTTGTCGGCAGTAAAAAATAACAAGGTTTTTCAGATTGATCAGAAAGGCTCCTATTTTAATGACCCGATCTCCCTGGAAGCGCAACTCGAGTTCATAGTAGAAAAACTAACGTAG
- a CDS encoding family 10 glycosylhydrolase: MKVRKWFMLLLMFVLCIPTMGISVQAAQTPSGISIYLDGQQIKSDVAPYIVPKADVTMVPMRVIGENLGAEVNWEPKSQTATISKQDTLLSLTVNQKNALVNNNSVPLDASVQNKQGRIMVPLRFVSEQLGLTVKWEDKTRTIRLQSGNVATMTPPPQDVLSETGGMEPGTPVVTNGDLRGVWISTVYNLDWPSSGSYGNPAKQQQEYIQLLDELQAMGMNAAFVQVRPSGDALYPSTLTPWSRFLTGTPGKDPGYDPLAFMVEETHRRGMQFHAWFNPFRATTDAKTDQLPANHVIKQHPDWIVNANKKLYINPGVPAARQQIINEVMEVVQRYDIDGVHLDDYFYPSNVAFADDAAFKAFNSKNIVSKADWRRDNINQFVQQLNQSIKSVKPHIQFGVSPFGVWRNSNVDPTGSDTKAGVTAYDHMFADVRTWIQQGWIDYVTPQIYWSFSFAPAQYDKLVTWWANEVQGTNVKLYIGHSPYKLGTAEAGWQSAQEIINQLNFNAMVPQVQGSIFFSAKDLRKNPLGLLPALSSYYNR; this comes from the coding sequence ATGAAGGTACGCAAGTGGTTTATGCTTTTGCTAATGTTCGTACTATGTATTCCAACGATGGGGATATCCGTGCAGGCCGCGCAGACACCCTCTGGCATCAGCATCTATTTGGACGGGCAACAAATCAAAAGTGACGTCGCTCCGTACATTGTTCCAAAAGCAGACGTAACGATGGTCCCAATGCGGGTGATCGGTGAAAATCTGGGAGCCGAAGTAAATTGGGAGCCAAAGTCTCAAACCGCAACGATCAGTAAGCAAGATACCTTGTTGTCGCTGACGGTTAATCAAAAGAACGCTCTCGTGAACAACAATAGCGTCCCACTCGATGCTTCTGTTCAGAACAAACAAGGAAGAATTATGGTTCCGCTGCGTTTTGTCTCTGAGCAGTTGGGCCTTACGGTAAAATGGGAAGACAAAACAAGAACCATTCGCCTGCAAAGCGGAAACGTCGCTACCATGACGCCGCCGCCACAGGATGTATTGAGTGAGACTGGCGGTATGGAACCAGGCACACCTGTGGTGACAAACGGAGATTTGCGCGGGGTATGGATATCTACGGTCTACAACTTGGACTGGCCTTCTTCTGGTTCTTACGGAAACCCAGCAAAGCAACAACAAGAATACATACAGCTGCTCGATGAGCTACAAGCGATGGGAATGAACGCTGCTTTCGTGCAAGTTCGCCCATCTGGAGATGCTTTGTATCCTTCTACGCTCACACCATGGTCGAGATTTTTGACGGGAACTCCAGGGAAAGATCCTGGATACGACCCCCTTGCTTTTATGGTAGAAGAAACGCATAGACGCGGGATGCAATTCCATGCTTGGTTCAACCCGTTCCGTGCCACTACAGATGCAAAAACAGACCAATTGCCAGCAAATCACGTGATCAAGCAGCACCCTGACTGGATTGTGAATGCCAACAAAAAGCTGTACATCAACCCGGGTGTTCCGGCGGCACGTCAGCAAATTATCAATGAAGTAATGGAAGTCGTGCAGCGCTACGACATCGATGGTGTCCATCTGGATGATTATTTCTATCCTTCCAATGTCGCCTTTGCAGACGATGCAGCATTCAAGGCTTTTAACAGCAAAAATATCGTGTCCAAAGCAGACTGGCGCCGCGATAATATCAATCAGTTTGTTCAACAATTGAATCAGTCCATCAAGAGCGTCAAGCCTCACATTCAGTTCGGGGTCAGTCCATTCGGTGTATGGCGTAACAGCAACGTCGATCCGACTGGCTCCGATACAAAAGCTGGCGTTACTGCTTATGACCACATGTTTGCCGATGTGCGCACATGGATTCAACAAGGATGGATTGATTATGTAACTCCACAAATTTATTGGAGCTTTTCCTTCGCCCCTGCCCAATACGACAAGCTCGTTACTTGGTGGGCAAACGAAGTACAAGGGACGAACGTCAAGCTCTACATCGGTCACTCCCCTTACAAGCTGGGAACGGCTGAGGCTGGCTGGCAAAGTGCCCAGGAGATTATCAACCAGTTGAATTTCAACGCGATGGTTCCTCAGGTCCAGGGCAGCATTTTCTTTAGTGCCAAGGACTTGCGAAAAAATCCATTAGGTCTCCTCCCAGCTCTTAGCAGTTATTACAACCGCTAG
- a CDS encoding RNA polymerase sigma factor codes for MDTKQIEELVDEIIQGADDRYAIIMKSYQTPIFHYCYHILGNRCEAEDAAQEVFFKAYRNLKKYSPIMPFAAWLYKIAYHHCIDLIRKRKWTKLLPFLMQDKESQSDIELHIENVYFSEDVFLAMQTLSVEERTLLLLRGVEEKTYEEISLIMNKNAASLRKKFERTASKFRSAYSPLGKGGSAHDESKQIAREY; via the coding sequence GTGGACACGAAACAGATAGAAGAACTCGTGGATGAGATCATTCAGGGAGCGGATGACCGCTACGCTATCATTATGAAAAGCTACCAAACCCCGATATTTCACTACTGCTATCACATCTTGGGGAATCGATGCGAAGCGGAAGATGCCGCACAGGAGGTCTTCTTCAAGGCTTATCGCAATTTGAAAAAATACAGTCCAATTATGCCGTTCGCAGCTTGGCTTTATAAAATTGCCTATCACCACTGCATCGATCTCATCAGAAAAAGGAAATGGACAAAGTTGTTGCCATTTTTGATGCAGGACAAAGAGTCTCAATCAGACATCGAGCTGCATATTGAAAATGTTTATTTTAGTGAGGATGTATTTCTTGCCATGCAGACACTCTCGGTAGAGGAAAGAACGCTTCTCTTGCTGCGAGGCGTGGAAGAAAAGACGTACGAGGAAATTTCCTTGATCATGAACAAAAACGCTGCGAGTCTGCGCAAAAAATTCGAGCGTACGGCATCGAAGTTCCGATCCGCTTATTCTCCTTTAGGGAAGGGAGGGTCAGCTCACGATGAGTCGAAACAAATCGCACGAGAGTATTAA
- a CDS encoding S-layer homology domain-containing protein: MKRLILLLALIIGLTTFQQPVALAAPAFKDVDPKQYGWAMDAISFMVDKGVVSGYPDGSFQPGRWVDKAEMTVMIYRLFDRYRPFDPNGYFYVSDYYHITHFADVPKNHWAYQEISSIVTRNWRNVVFPSPEGYTFYPDSKLNRIGTVNVLPVLWLEALDETDDTSIFGITSTLRDIPVIITSDTDLSSIDDFLSDGRSYEDGKNQTNTLFPLLVLKKGDEHRFYDIYSGETAYKIALLQQKGVMTAWNGEFEPNEMLTRAEAVTILYRMYMSMKESGYVDLYSSK; the protein is encoded by the coding sequence ATGAAACGCCTCATCCTCTTATTAGCACTTATTATTGGACTAACGACCTTTCAGCAACCTGTAGCACTGGCAGCACCAGCATTTAAAGATGTCGATCCCAAGCAATATGGCTGGGCAATGGACGCTATCTCCTTCATGGTAGACAAGGGGGTCGTCAGCGGCTATCCCGATGGAAGCTTTCAGCCGGGAAGATGGGTGGACAAAGCTGAAATGACGGTGATGATCTATCGCCTGTTTGATCGCTACAGACCTTTCGATCCGAATGGTTACTTTTACGTTTCGGATTATTATCATATTACGCACTTTGCTGATGTACCAAAAAACCACTGGGCCTATCAGGAGATTAGTTCAATTGTGACGAGGAATTGGCGGAATGTAGTTTTTCCTTCACCGGAAGGTTACACCTTCTATCCAGACTCCAAATTGAATCGCATCGGTACAGTTAACGTCCTCCCTGTTTTATGGCTTGAAGCGCTTGACGAAACAGACGACACCTCTATCTTTGGGATCACTTCTACCTTGCGAGATATTCCAGTCATCATTACCTCCGATACGGATTTATCATCCATAGATGATTTTCTCTCAGATGGTCGCTCCTATGAAGATGGGAAAAACCAGACTAACACACTCTTTCCCCTTCTTGTCTTGAAAAAAGGAGACGAACACCGCTTCTATGACATCTACAGTGGAGAAACAGCTTACAAAATCGCCCTCTTGCAACAAAAAGGGGTCATGACTGCATGGAATGGAGAGTTTGAGCCTAACGAAATGCTAACCCGCGCAGAAGCAGTAACGATTTTGTACAGAATGTATATGAGCATGAAGGAATCAGGCTATGTAGACCTATACTCGAGCAAATAG
- a CDS encoding sugar phosphate isomerase/epimerase family protein, with translation MRDKGSFSVSTYALFDLSLRDAIVQLLQKDWKGIEIMCEENHADLLDWSWEQLKELKQQGNEREIAWSIHAPISGCNLAAGSGPTRDQTLDTMKRCLEIASFLDCTHVVMHAGEVEDRLAESERARGVENVSQAIHVLTSELSAESRTILTVENVPPYPKVLGWNVEDLVRICQHVDSSRVRIVYDVGHAHLIRPGYAIDALQKVLPYLSALHLSDNFGKLDDHLAVGEGTISFEPILSLLKDNGFAGHWVVETKQLACAEASVERLLRAGGK, from the coding sequence ATGAGAGACAAGGGCTCGTTTTCCGTATCCACCTATGCCTTATTTGATCTGTCCTTGCGTGATGCGATTGTTCAGCTTTTGCAAAAAGACTGGAAGGGCATCGAGATTATGTGTGAAGAGAATCATGCCGACCTCTTAGACTGGTCCTGGGAGCAGTTGAAAGAGTTGAAGCAGCAGGGAAACGAGAGAGAGATTGCTTGGTCGATTCATGCGCCGATTAGCGGCTGCAATCTGGCGGCGGGCTCAGGACCAACCCGGGATCAAACGTTGGACACGATGAAGCGCTGCCTGGAGATTGCCAGCTTTCTCGACTGCACCCACGTCGTGATGCATGCGGGGGAAGTAGAAGATCGACTCGCGGAATCAGAGCGTGCTAGAGGTGTGGAAAATGTGAGTCAGGCAATCCACGTGTTGACCTCTGAGCTGTCCGCAGAGAGCAGAACCATACTGACGGTCGAGAATGTTCCCCCTTACCCAAAAGTGCTGGGGTGGAACGTTGAGGATCTCGTGCGTATATGCCAGCATGTCGATTCGTCTCGTGTGCGGATCGTGTATGACGTAGGCCATGCCCATTTGATTCGTCCGGGATATGCGATCGATGCATTGCAAAAGGTGCTTCCTTATTTATCCGCTCTGCACCTGAGTGATAACTTTGGCAAGCTCGACGATCATTTGGCAGTGGGGGAAGGAACGATCTCGTTCGAGCCTATCCTGTCACTTTTAAAAGACAACGGATTTGCGGGTCATTGGGTTGTAGAGACCAAGCAGCTTGCCTGCGCTGAGGCAAGTGTGGAACGGCTACTGAGGGCAGGAGGCAAATAA
- a CDS encoding nitric oxide synthase oxygenase codes for MEPIQLMEAAEQFIRTCYRELDKTTDETEQRLQEVRQLIHQQGYYEHTAEELRHGAKMAWRNSNRCIGRFFWESLVVIDERHVETEEEMAQAMLRHIDFATNGGKIRPTITVFAPAVAGRLPMRIWNDQLIRYAGYETEYGVLGDPVSLSLTKLCESLGWQGKGTNYDVLPLVVQIGDRTPQFFEIPQELVLEVPIVHPDLPGFADLELQWYGVPIVSNMRMEIGGIDYLAAPFNGWYMGTEIGARNFADQERYNMLPKVAEVMGLDTSREVTLWRDKALIELNVAVLHSFKEKGVSIVDHHTASQQFKRFEEREEKCGRAVTGDWTWLVPPISGTATHIFHSLYDNTVHTPNFFYQDKPELGKK; via the coding sequence ATGGAACCAATTCAATTGATGGAAGCGGCAGAGCAATTTATCCGGACATGCTATCGTGAACTGGACAAGACAACGGACGAAACCGAGCAACGACTGCAAGAAGTACGACAGCTGATTCATCAGCAGGGATACTATGAGCATACGGCCGAGGAGCTTCGTCATGGAGCAAAAATGGCCTGGCGCAATAGCAATCGATGTATTGGGCGATTCTTTTGGGAATCGTTAGTGGTGATAGATGAGCGGCATGTCGAAACAGAAGAAGAGATGGCGCAGGCCATGCTCCGCCACATCGACTTTGCCACCAATGGAGGGAAAATTCGCCCGACCATTACGGTATTTGCACCTGCTGTAGCAGGCAGACTCCCCATGCGCATCTGGAATGACCAACTGATTCGCTACGCGGGATACGAGACAGAGTACGGCGTATTGGGTGATCCAGTTTCGCTTTCGCTGACGAAGCTATGTGAGAGCTTGGGATGGCAAGGGAAAGGCACAAACTACGACGTTTTGCCGCTTGTCGTGCAAATTGGAGATCGGACGCCGCAGTTTTTTGAGATTCCTCAGGAGCTGGTCTTGGAGGTGCCGATCGTGCATCCTGATTTGCCGGGCTTTGCTGACTTGGAATTGCAATGGTACGGGGTTCCTATTGTTTCGAATATGCGCATGGAGATTGGCGGTATCGACTATTTGGCTGCGCCTTTTAACGGCTGGTACATGGGAACGGAGATCGGTGCGCGCAATTTTGCCGATCAAGAGCGATATAACATGCTGCCAAAGGTCGCAGAGGTCATGGGGCTTGATACGAGTAGGGAAGTGACGCTGTGGAGAGACAAAGCGCTTATCGAGCTGAACGTAGCCGTCCTGCATTCCTTCAAGGAAAAAGGAGTATCGATTGTCGATCACCATACAGCGAGCCAGCAATTCAAGCGATTTGAGGAAAGAGAAGAGAAATGTGGTCGAGCCGTTACTGGTGACTGGACATGGCTGGTTCCACCGATCTCCGGAACAGCTACACACATTTTTCACAGTCTGTACGACAACACAGTCCATACGCCGAATTTCTTTTACCAAGACAAGCCGGAGCTCGGCAAAAAATAA
- a CDS encoding glycerol-3-phosphate responsive antiterminator, whose product MDMQTILKTNPVIAATEQDRLGEAMASRACAILLMYGKLTKLMEEAETIRQSSKPIFLHTDLMNGLSNDKEAFRFLSTYIQPTGIVTTKGPMIRAAKKEGMLTIQRVFLIDSTSLTTTIKNVLENQPDAIEIMPGIAPSIISYIKEHLSQPIILGGLIWNMEQVNEALKGGADAVSLSKSEMWNHMTV is encoded by the coding sequence ATGGACATGCAAACGATTTTGAAAACGAATCCGGTTATTGCAGCAACCGAACAGGATCGCTTGGGAGAGGCGATGGCGTCCAGAGCTTGTGCGATCCTGTTGATGTACGGAAAGCTGACCAAGCTGATGGAGGAAGCTGAAACCATCCGTCAGTCGAGCAAGCCGATTTTTTTGCACACAGACCTCATGAATGGCTTGTCCAATGACAAAGAGGCTTTTCGTTTCTTGTCCACCTATATCCAACCAACAGGCATTGTCACTACCAAAGGACCGATGATTCGCGCGGCCAAAAAGGAAGGGATGCTGACGATCCAGCGAGTCTTTTTGATCGATTCGACCTCTCTCACGACGACGATCAAAAACGTCTTGGAAAACCAGCCGGATGCGATTGAAATCATGCCGGGGATAGCGCCGTCTATTATTTCGTATATCAAGGAGCATTTGTCGCAGCCGATTATTTTGGGCGGGCTGATTTGGAATATGGAGCAGGTCAATGAAGCGTTGAAGGGTGGAGCAGATGCTGTTTCATTGAGTAAGTCGGAGATGTGGAATCATATGACGGTTTAG
- a CDS encoding ABC transporter substrate-binding protein — translation MRKVVKSLFAVVMSMSLITGCSSGNSSSTNNAAQGANSSGKTELSFYYPVAVGGPLTKIVDGMAEEFNKENPDITVKPVYTGSYQDTTTKVQAAVQGKTPPDVAVMLSTELHTMMDMDAILPLDDFIAKDGGSEYVNDFFPGFLANSQVDGKTYSIPFQRSTIVLYYNKDAFKEVGLDPEKPPTSWDELVQYATKLKKDGRYGVEIPSSSFTYWMFQALALQNGKNLMSEDGKKVFLDTPENVEALQFWVDLSKKHQVMPEGVNEWATVPSDFLEGKTAMMFHTTGNLTNVKKSAKFDFGVAFLPAKKNYGSPTGGGNFYMFKGTDEKKQEAAWKFIRFMTEPKRAAQWSVDTGYVATRKSAYEEETMKQYVKDFPAAAVARDQLEYGHAELSTHNNGKVTKLLNDTLQSVITGQSEPAEALKKAQEEADKMLAPFNK, via the coding sequence ATGCGTAAAGTTGTCAAAAGCTTGTTTGCGGTCGTCATGAGTATGAGTCTGATCACGGGTTGCTCCAGTGGCAATTCTTCGTCCACGAACAACGCGGCGCAAGGAGCCAATTCGTCAGGCAAAACAGAGCTGTCCTTCTATTATCCGGTTGCGGTTGGCGGTCCTTTGACCAAGATCGTGGACGGCATGGCAGAGGAATTTAACAAAGAAAACCCGGATATCACAGTCAAGCCAGTCTATACGGGGAGCTATCAGGATACAACGACAAAAGTACAGGCGGCTGTACAAGGCAAAACTCCTCCCGACGTAGCGGTGATGCTCTCCACTGAGCTACATACGATGATGGACATGGACGCAATCCTGCCGTTGGACGACTTCATTGCCAAGGATGGCGGTAGCGAATACGTAAATGATTTCTTCCCGGGCTTCTTGGCGAATTCCCAGGTAGACGGCAAGACTTACAGCATTCCATTCCAACGCAGCACCATCGTGCTCTATTACAACAAGGACGCGTTCAAGGAAGTCGGCCTCGATCCAGAAAAACCGCCAACATCCTGGGATGAGCTAGTTCAGTACGCTACCAAATTGAAAAAGGACGGACGCTACGGCGTCGAGATTCCTTCCTCGAGCTTCACGTATTGGATGTTCCAAGCGCTGGCCCTGCAAAACGGCAAGAACTTGATGTCCGAAGATGGGAAAAAAGTGTTCCTAGATACGCCAGAAAATGTAGAAGCTCTGCAATTTTGGGTAGATTTGTCCAAAAAGCATCAAGTCATGCCTGAAGGCGTCAACGAGTGGGCGACTGTGCCTTCTGATTTCCTGGAAGGCAAAACGGCGATGATGTTCCATACGACAGGGAACCTGACGAACGTGAAGAAAAGCGCGAAGTTTGATTTTGGCGTAGCGTTTTTGCCAGCAAAAAAGAACTACGGCAGCCCGACAGGTGGCGGTAACTTCTACATGTTCAAAGGAACCGATGAAAAGAAACAGGAAGCAGCATGGAAGTTTATTCGCTTTATGACCGAGCCTAAGCGCGCTGCTCAGTGGAGTGTCGATACGGGTTATGTTGCGACACGCAAATCTGCTTACGAGGAAGAGACGATGAAGCAATACGTCAAAGACTTCCCTGCAGCAGCAGTGGCTCGCGACCAGCTGGAATACGGACATGCTGAGCTGTCTACACACAATAACGGCAAAGTGACAAAGCTCTTGAACGACACGCTGCAATCCGTGATCACGGGTCAATCCGAGCCTGCGGAAGCATTGAAAAAAGCGCAGGAAGAAGCGGACAAGATGCTGGCGCCGTTCAACAAATAA